The Chitinophagaceae bacterium genome window below encodes:
- a CDS encoding ATP phosphoribosyltransferase encodes MQDKKYTPLSELSGGNSDNPSKLRIAIQKSGRLYDDSVKLLSECGIDLRNVKDRLKTESDNFPMEVFFLRDDDIPQYVEDGVADIGIVGENVLFEKNKKAEIVEKLGFGKCRLSLAIPRSETYKGVQSLDGKRIATSYPFLVNDFLKKNRITAEIHEISGSVEIAPGIGLSDVVVDLVSSGSTLFMNGLKEVETILQSQSVLIKNDKLSKEQEMLLDKLLFRIKAVKKAKRNKYVLMNAPNEKLSNIIALLPGMRSPTVLPLAETGWSSVHSVLSEDEFWEKIEQLKAAGAEGILVVPIEKMVM; translated from the coding sequence ATGCAGGACAAAAAGTACACTCCCCTGAGCGAACTCAGCGGAGGTAATTCAGACAACCCTTCCAAGCTCCGAATTGCTATTCAGAAAAGTGGAAGGCTTTATGATGATTCAGTTAAATTATTAAGTGAATGTGGCATTGATTTACGCAATGTAAAAGACCGTTTAAAAACTGAATCAGATAACTTCCCCATGGAAGTATTCTTTTTACGGGATGATGATATACCGCAATACGTTGAAGATGGCGTTGCTGATATTGGTATTGTTGGTGAGAATGTGTTGTTTGAAAAAAACAAGAAAGCTGAGATTGTTGAAAAGCTTGGCTTTGGAAAATGCCGTTTGAGTTTAGCGATTCCGAGAAGTGAAACTTACAAAGGTGTGCAAAGCTTAGATGGCAAACGCATTGCAACAAGCTACCCCTTTTTAGTAAACGACTTTTTAAAGAAGAACAGAATTACTGCTGAAATACATGAAATCAGCGGCTCGGTTGAAATTGCACCGGGTATTGGTTTATCTGATGTGGTGGTTGATTTGGTGAGCAGTGGCTCTACCCTCTTCATGAACGGATTAAAAGAAGTAGAAACCATTCTGCAGTCGCAATCTGTGCTCATCAAAAATGATAAGCTCAGCAAAGAACAGGAAATGCTGCTCGATAAATTACTCTTCCGCATTAAAGCAGTAAAGAAAGCCAAGCGTAATAAATATGTGTTGATGAATGCACCGAATGAAAAGCTCAGCAATATCATTGCATTATTGCCGGGCATGCGGAGTCCGACCGTTTTGCCATTGGCAGAAACCGGCTGGAGCAGCGTACACAGTGTATTGAGCGAAGATGAATTCTGGGAAAAGATTGAGCAGTTAAAAGCCGCCGGTGCAGAAGGAATCTTAGTTGTGCCGATTGAGAAGATGGTGATGTAA
- a CDS encoding CHRD domain-containing protein codes for MKFSLKLLGITAFMASAVLVSCKKNSDEPVTQSYKADANGSTQLPSNASTATATFNGTYNSDTKTFSGTVTYSGITPTGWNIEKGTATTKGSLVVSLGAVVVSPLNFSVTLDAAAEAELKAGSYYINVTSTAYPAGEIRGKIVMN; via the coding sequence ATGAAATTTTCACTTAAGCTGTTAGGAATTACAGCATTCATGGCAAGTGCGGTATTGGTTAGTTGCAAAAAAAACTCTGACGAACCTGTTACTCAGTCGTATAAAGCAGATGCAAATGGTTCAACCCAGCTGCCATCCAATGCATCTACTGCTACGGCTACATTCAATGGTACTTATAATTCAGACACAAAAACTTTTTCAGGTACAGTAACCTATTCAGGCATCACACCTACAGGCTGGAACATTGAGAAAGGAACTGCAACTACGAAAGGATCACTGGTTGTTTCGCTTGGTGCAGTTGTTGTTTCGCCGTTAAATTTCAGTGTTACACTTGATGCTGCCGCAGAAGCAGAATTAAAAGCAGGCAGTTATTATATCAATGTAACATCAACGGCTTATCCTGCGGGAGAAATACGTGGTAAGATAGTTATGAACTGA
- a CDS encoding S9 family peptidase: MRKLSTFIALFICVHLFAQDAVNYQLPPKTIMDLALAKPTPAVSIDSKGEWMLLIERNTYPTVEELGQPEVRVAGLRINPANFSLSRQNYINNFTLKNIASGKEYKISGLPANLLANAVAWSNNEKKIAFTHSTGSQVDLYVIDVATQKAMKVNKTPLNVVLGSAFSWLDDNTLLYKTAIKSPAAMPKRPITPKGPTVQESYGSAAPRPTFQDMIKSPYDEQLFEFFGTAQLVKNVNGVETKINQPAIYVSVNASPDKKYLLIRTINKPFSYTVPAFGFNATVNIHDASGKFIKEVAKLPSSETAPAGNDNVQNAPRAIEWRDDEAATVVWCKPLDGGLIKTQVEFHDALYALAAPFTAEAKELFKTKLRYAGTRWGNSSFAIVQEALRGKAMTKMYKVNPSTGEAELLQERSLNDAYSNIGNPVTEKNSYGRDVVIPHDGKLLMNNTTGASAKGDLPFISSFDLTTKKNEIIWRCSEDVYEMVIDVLNRNNLTILTRRESQTEVPNYWIKSLRLKIADRQVTAFANPYPQLEGISKQKISFKRTDGVDLTGDLYLPKGYDPKKDKPLPVLIWAYPREFTNARDAAQVRGSKNMFTRIGWGGPIFWVTQGYAILDNAEMPIVSTSPDKKPNDNFVDQLKLNARAAIDKLAAMGVGDSTRVGIGGHSYGAFMTANLLAHTNWFKAGIARSGAYNRTLTPFSFQNEDRTYWQLPQLYFEMSPFSFAHQLKTPILLVHGDTDDNTGTYPIQSERMFAALKGNGANVRYVSLPYEAHGYRGKENILHLLWEEHTWLEKYVKGAK, encoded by the coding sequence ATGAGAAAACTATCAACATTTATCGCCCTTTTTATTTGTGTGCATCTATTTGCACAGGATGCTGTTAACTACCAGCTTCCCCCAAAAACCATTATGGATTTAGCATTGGCAAAACCAACTCCTGCTGTAAGTATTGACAGTAAGGGTGAATGGATGCTGCTGATTGAACGGAATACCTATCCAACAGTAGAAGAACTTGGACAGCCGGAAGTAAGAGTAGCAGGGCTTCGTATCAATCCTGCGAATTTCTCACTGAGCCGGCAGAACTATATCAACAATTTTACATTAAAGAATATTGCTTCTGGAAAAGAGTATAAGATCAGCGGTTTGCCTGCAAATCTTTTAGCCAATGCCGTTGCCTGGAGTAATAATGAAAAGAAAATTGCATTTACACACAGCACCGGATCGCAGGTTGATCTGTATGTAATTGATGTGGCCACACAGAAAGCAATGAAGGTTAATAAAACCCCATTGAATGTAGTGCTGGGTTCTGCCTTCAGTTGGTTAGATGATAACACGCTTTTATATAAGACAGCAATAAAATCTCCGGCAGCAATGCCCAAACGTCCCATTACACCCAAGGGCCCAACCGTACAGGAAAGTTATGGCAGTGCAGCGCCCAGGCCAACTTTTCAGGATATGATCAAATCGCCGTATGATGAACAGCTGTTTGAATTCTTTGGTACTGCACAACTGGTAAAGAATGTAAATGGTGTAGAAACAAAGATCAATCAACCTGCTATCTATGTTTCAGTGAATGCATCACCTGATAAAAAATATTTACTCATCCGTACAATCAATAAACCATTCTCTTATACAGTTCCTGCATTTGGATTTAATGCAACAGTCAATATTCATGATGCTTCCGGAAAGTTTATTAAAGAGGTGGCTAAACTTCCATCATCTGAAACTGCACCTGCAGGAAATGATAATGTGCAGAATGCTCCAAGAGCTATTGAATGGCGTGATGATGAAGCAGCTACTGTTGTTTGGTGTAAACCATTAGATGGTGGATTGATCAAAACCCAGGTGGAATTTCATGATGCATTGTATGCACTGGCAGCTCCTTTTACTGCAGAAGCAAAAGAACTCTTTAAAACGAAGCTGCGTTATGCAGGAACACGCTGGGGTAACAGCAGCTTTGCCATTGTACAGGAAGCATTGCGTGGAAAAGCAATGACGAAAATGTATAAAGTAAATCCATCAACAGGAGAAGCAGAATTATTGCAGGAAAGAAGTTTGAATGATGCGTACAGCAATATTGGTAATCCTGTAACTGAGAAAAACTCTTATGGCCGTGATGTGGTGATTCCGCATGATGGTAAACTGCTGATGAATAATACAACCGGCGCTTCAGCAAAGGGTGATCTGCCTTTTATTTCCAGCTTTGATCTTACAACAAAGAAAAATGAAATCATCTGGCGATGCAGTGAAGATGTGTATGAAATGGTGATTGATGTTTTGAACAGGAATAATCTTACCATACTTACAAGAAGAGAATCACAGACAGAAGTACCTAACTACTGGATCAAATCTCTGCGTTTGAAAATTGCAGACAGACAGGTAACTGCATTTGCCAATCCTTATCCGCAGTTGGAAGGCATCAGCAAACAAAAGATTTCCTTCAAACGTACTGATGGTGTTGATTTAACCGGTGATCTCTATTTGCCAAAAGGATATGATCCCAAAAAAGACAAACCACTTCCTGTGCTGATCTGGGCATATCCCCGTGAGTTTACCAATGCACGTGACGCTGCACAGGTAAGAGGATCGAAGAACATGTTTACAAGAATAGGATGGGGCGGCCCTATATTCTGGGTAACACAGGGCTATGCAATTTTAGATAATGCAGAAATGCCGATTGTAAGTACATCGCCTGATAAAAAACCCAATGATAATTTTGTTGACCAATTGAAATTAAATGCAAGGGCAGCCATTGATAAATTAGCAGCAATGGGAGTTGGCGACAGTACAAGAGTAGGTATTGGCGGACATAGTTACGGTGCCTTTATGACTGCAAATCTGTTGGCACATACAAACTGGTTTAAAGCAGGTATTGCAAGAAGCGGTGCGTATAACAGAACACTCACACCATTCAGTTTTCAGAATGAAGACCGTACTTACTGGCAGTTACCACAATTGTATTTTGAAATGAGTCCGTTCAGTTTTGCACATCAGTTGAAAACGCCGATCTTATTAGTGCATGGTGATACTGATGATAATACAGGAACTTATCCTATACAAAGCGAAAGAATGTTTGCTGCATTGAAAGGTAATGGTGCAAATGTGCGTTATGTGAGTCTTCCTTATGAAGCACATGGATACCGTGGCAAAGAAAATATTCTGCATTTATTGTGGGAAGAACATACTTGGTTAGAGAAGTATGTGAAAGGAGCGAAATAA
- a CDS encoding SusC/RagA family TonB-linked outer membrane protein yields the protein MFLNTGFSERGIAEYDRVGAFDYYPLMWQAMKHGLMFPTTGTGQTEAVAAQNATNGIAAQLIYNPFGVPNNQVVDVNGVMNPNAKLIYNDFDWYSPIERNGMRNEVGFNLSSKANKSDYYFSLNYLDDKGFVTKSDYQRINARLAVNTQVKEWLKTGVNLTTVLVSSNQAAGDGSNTFINPFVFARGMGPIYPVRAWDATGNAVLDPFGNQYYDYGIHPGSINRPSGASPGRHIIYETMLNESIQKRNSILARTYIETKFLKYFTLTANAGIDLNNSRSQTFQNRIVGDGVTAGGTAGRTSDEFRTISFNQILNYNQQFGLHDVSVLAAHESQKNVNEFFSGSRRGMNLDGNIELANFVTLAGVNGSLDRLRREGYLSSIKYGYDKKYYFDVSYRRDASSRFSSESRWGNFYSAGVSWSVMREGFMANAKWINDLKFRASYGTVGNDELDTYYQYQALYGLGWNNAGNPGALISTVPTPELTWEVNKTLNVGLEFGVLNNRISGSIEYFDRGSSELLFSVPQGLSAPVTVKNENIGTMWNRGIEAQLNFEVVNTKNVNWDVQLNITSLKNKITKLPETTPTIVSGTKRLEAGQDIFAFYLRRWYGVDPADGAGLFYAAPGITSNYRVTAKGDTVTTNSTNAAFHYAGSAIPKFFGSVSSTVAVKDFALSFLLNYQVGGKFYDGNYAGLLGIAYGRALHTDALRAWKKPGDVTDIPRLDINNTAQFNSQSDRFLIDASYLNLRNVTLTYKLPKTIVSKIGFDQAKVYIGGENLLIVSKRKGMNPAESFNGTNSPVYVPNRLWNLGINVTF from the coding sequence GTGTTTTTAAATACCGGTTTTTCAGAAAGAGGTATTGCTGAATACGACCGTGTAGGTGCATTTGACTATTATCCGCTTATGTGGCAGGCCATGAAGCATGGCTTAATGTTCCCTACTACCGGTACAGGTCAAACAGAAGCTGTTGCGGCACAAAATGCTACTAATGGTATTGCCGCTCAATTAATTTATAACCCGTTTGGTGTTCCAAATAATCAGGTGGTGGATGTAAACGGCGTAATGAACCCAAATGCTAAACTTATTTACAATGATTTTGACTGGTATAGCCCGATTGAACGAAACGGTATGCGTAATGAAGTCGGGTTCAATTTATCATCAAAAGCAAATAAGTCAGATTACTATTTTTCACTGAACTATCTCGATGATAAAGGATTCGTAACTAAATCGGATTATCAGCGTATCAATGCAAGACTGGCAGTAAACACACAGGTAAAAGAGTGGTTGAAGACCGGAGTTAATTTAACAACAGTATTGGTAAGCTCTAACCAGGCAGCAGGCGATGGATCAAACACCTTCATCAATCCGTTTGTGTTTGCAAGAGGTATGGGCCCTATTTACCCTGTGCGTGCATGGGATGCAACAGGTAATGCCGTTTTAGATCCATTTGGAAACCAGTATTATGATTATGGAATACACCCGGGCTCTATCAACAGGCCATCAGGTGCTTCCCCCGGTCGGCATATCATTTATGAAACGATGTTAAATGAAAGTATTCAAAAACGTAACAGCATACTTGCAAGAACATATATTGAAACGAAGTTTTTAAAGTATTTCACGTTAACTGCAAATGCCGGTATTGATTTAAACAACTCAAGAAGCCAAACTTTCCAGAACCGTATAGTTGGCGATGGTGTTACCGCAGGTGGTACTGCCGGCAGAACATCGGACGAATTCAGAACTATTTCGTTCAACCAGATATTGAACTATAATCAACAATTCGGGCTGCATGATGTTTCGGTTTTAGCTGCTCATGAATCGCAAAAAAATGTTAACGAATTCTTTTCCGGATCAAGAAGAGGTATGAACCTGGATGGTAATATTGAATTAGCCAACTTTGTAACATTGGCAGGGGTAAATGGTTCTCTTGACAGGTTAAGAAGAGAAGGTTATTTATCAAGCATTAAATATGGCTACGATAAAAAATATTATTTCGACGTATCGTACCGCAGAGATGCATCTTCACGTTTTTCTTCGGAAAGTCGTTGGGGTAATTTTTACTCCGCAGGTGTTTCCTGGTCGGTAATGCGTGAAGGATTTATGGCAAATGCGAAATGGATCAATGACTTAAAGTTCAGGGCATCATACGGAACAGTAGGTAATGATGAATTAGACACTTATTACCAATACCAGGCCTTATATGGCTTAGGGTGGAATAATGCAGGAAATCCCGGTGCATTGATATCAACAGTACCTACTCCTGAATTAACCTGGGAGGTAAATAAAACGCTGAATGTAGGTCTTGAATTTGGAGTATTAAATAATCGTATCTCCGGTTCAATTGAATACTTCGATCGTGGATCATCCGAGTTGTTATTCAGCGTGCCACAGGGTTTATCTGCTCCTGTTACAGTAAAAAATGAGAATATCGGAACAATGTGGAACAGGGGTATTGAAGCCCAGTTGAATTTTGAGGTGGTAAATACGAAAAATGTTAATTGGGATGTACAGTTGAATATCACCAGCCTGAAAAATAAAATTACCAAGTTACCTGAAACAACCCCCACTATTGTAAGTGGTACCAAACGCTTAGAAGCCGGACAGGATATCTTTGCTTTCTATTTAAGAAGATGGTATGGTGTTGATCCTGCTGATGGAGCTGGTTTGTTTTATGCAGCTCCTGGTATTACATCAAATTATCGTGTTACAGCGAAAGGAGATACGGTTACCACCAATTCTACCAATGCAGCATTCCATTATGCCGGATCTGCGATTCCTAAATTCTTCGGGTCTGTTTCAAGTACGGTTGCTGTAAAGGATTTTGCTCTTTCGTTCTTACTGAACTACCAGGTTGGAGGTAAGTTTTACGATGGTAACTATGCGGGTTTACTTGGTATCGCCTATGGCCGTGCATTGCATACCGATGCATTACGTGCATGGAAAAAACCAGGCGATGTAACTGACATTCCACGTCTGGATATTAACAATACGGCACAATTCAACTCACAATCCGACAGGTTTTTGATTGATGCATCGTATTTAAATCTCCGTAATGTTACTCTTACCTACAAACTGCCAAAAACAATTGTAAGCAAAATCGGGTTTGATCAGGCTAAAGTTTATATAGGTGGCGAAAACCTGCTGATTGTATCGAAGCGAAAAGGAATGAACCCTGCTGAAAGTTTTAATGGAACAAATAGCCCGGTTTATGTACCCAACAGGTTATGGAATTTGGGTATAAATGTTACATTCTAA
- a CDS encoding RagB/SusD family nutrient uptake outer membrane protein — protein MKKILIAITFLSLITGCKKDYFDVGPTGSAAAQDIFTTTANASNVMNGVYRYLYSRYSAQNQPGQGGIMLMFDFMGEDVHQAVASWYTPGNGSGGWVNHRNDSYLYVEYPFRLYYRCIGNANSLLDNINAASGTDPDKNRLKAEALTMRAWSYFYLVQIYGKRYASGAANTQLGVSMPLTATSADLKLPRSTVEQNYTQIIKDLSDAVTAFGTASAPPAGPQLKSHLSLKAALAIRARVAMAMQDYVNAAAFAKQVVDLGGHSLMTNAQYQSGFNNLSNTEWLWGAYVQDDQGDTFGSYFGQISYDGNTTYVRGVPKRINQALYTQLSNTDVRKKMWEPAPTTANFPLPTTAFSRTPYMSRKFAIRTLPTIGDVPYIRLAEMYLIMAEAYARTPGKEVDARQALFTLMVNRDPSYTLSVNSGQALIDEIMLHRRVELWAEGHRWFDLKRLNLPLDRTLVPNYVPASAGGLMQVPAGSNLWEFVIPISETQANPNSVQNQ, from the coding sequence ATGAAAAAAATATTAATTGCAATTACTTTTCTAAGCCTGATTACAGGTTGCAAAAAGGACTATTTCGATGTGGGCCCCACAGGTAGTGCGGCTGCTCAAGATATCTTTACCACAACGGCAAATGCTTCGAATGTAATGAATGGTGTGTACCGTTATTTATACAGCAGGTATAGTGCTCAAAACCAACCTGGCCAGGGTGGTATTATGTTGATGTTCGATTTTATGGGCGAAGATGTTCATCAGGCAGTAGCCAGTTGGTACACTCCCGGTAATGGTTCAGGTGGCTGGGTAAACCACAGAAACGACAGCTACCTCTACGTGGAGTATCCGTTCCGGTTATATTATCGTTGTATTGGCAATGCCAATTCATTGCTAGATAATATCAATGCTGCAAGTGGTACCGATCCTGATAAAAACAGGTTGAAGGCAGAAGCGCTAACGATGCGTGCATGGTCATACTTTTATCTCGTGCAGATCTATGGTAAACGCTACGCTTCGGGTGCTGCAAATACACAATTGGGTGTATCAATGCCGTTAACAGCTACCTCAGCTGATCTGAAACTTCCCCGTTCAACTGTTGAACAAAATTATACACAGATCATTAAAGACCTATCCGACGCTGTTACAGCATTTGGTACGGCTTCCGCACCTCCTGCCGGTCCACAGCTAAAGTCGCATTTATCTCTTAAGGCAGCGTTGGCCATTCGTGCAAGAGTTGCGATGGCTATGCAGGATTACGTGAATGCAGCCGCTTTTGCAAAGCAGGTTGTAGATCTGGGTGGTCATTCACTTATGACCAATGCTCAATATCAAAGTGGTTTTAACAATTTGTCGAATACTGAATGGCTGTGGGGTGCTTATGTTCAGGACGATCAAGGGGATACTTTTGGTTCTTACTTTGGTCAGATTTCCTATGATGGAAATACTACCTATGTACGTGGTGTACCTAAACGCATCAATCAGGCATTGTACACTCAACTTTCAAATACTGATGTGCGGAAAAAAATGTGGGAACCCGCTCCAACAACAGCCAATTTCCCTCTCCCGACTACAGCTTTTTCCCGCACCCCATATATGAGCAGAAAGTTTGCAATCAGAACGCTTCCTACTATTGGCGATGTACCATACATACGTTTAGCGGAAATGTACCTGATCATGGCAGAAGCTTATGCAAGGACTCCTGGTAAAGAAGTTGATGCAAGACAAGCTTTATTTACGTTAATGGTAAATAGAGATCCAAGCTATACATTAAGTGTAAACAGCGGCCAGGCATTGATCGATGAAATCATGCTTCACCGTCGTGTAGAACTTTGGGCAGAAGGACACAGATGGTTTGACTTGAAACGTTTGAACCTGCCACTTGACAGAACACTTGTACCAAACTATGTACCTGCGTCTGCAGGAGGATTAATGCAGGTTCCGGCTGGCAGTAATCTGTGGGAATTTGTTATTCCTATCAGTGAAACTCAGGCAAATCCGAACTCTGTACAAAATCAATAA
- the hisD gene encoding histidinol dehydrogenase translates to MQIIKHPKKNEWSRLLKRPALDSSSLEASVTNILHQVKASGDEALKRFSTIFDKVSVEELLVSKEEIDAVVATISTELKDAIAIAKKNIETFHQQQVSTVEKIETMPGVVCWRKTVAIEKVGLYIPGGTAPLFSTILMLSIPAKIAGCKEVILCTPPGKDGKINAAILYAAKLVGITNIYKTGGAQAIAAMAYGTETIPQVYKIFGPGNQYVTCAKQLVQKDGVAIDMPAGPSEVCVMADDTANPVFIAADLLSQAEHGTDSQVLLVSTSEVMINAVLVETDKQLEELPRKELASKALENSKAILLKDVNEMIELVNQYAAEHLIISCRDEDVIAEKIINAGSVFLGNYSPESVGDYASGTNHTLPTNGYAKAYSGVSVDSFVKKITYQKLTQEGLKNIGKAVEVMAEAEGLQAHAEAVRKRRPL, encoded by the coding sequence ATGCAGATTATTAAACATCCGAAAAAGAATGAGTGGAGCAGGTTGCTGAAACGTCCGGCACTTGATTCCAGTTCATTAGAGGCAAGTGTAACCAATATTTTACACCAGGTAAAAGCAAGCGGTGATGAAGCGTTGAAACGTTTCTCTACCATTTTTGATAAAGTATCGGTTGAAGAACTGCTTGTTTCAAAAGAAGAGATTGATGCAGTCGTTGCAACCATCAGCACTGAATTAAAAGATGCCATTGCAATTGCTAAAAAAAATATTGAAACATTTCATCAGCAGCAGGTAAGTACGGTTGAAAAAATTGAAACCATGCCCGGCGTAGTTTGCTGGCGCAAAACAGTAGCCATTGAAAAAGTGGGTTTATATATTCCGGGCGGCACTGCTCCTTTGTTTTCTACGATCTTAATGCTGAGCATTCCTGCAAAAATTGCCGGATGTAAAGAAGTGATCTTATGTACACCTCCCGGCAAAGATGGAAAGATCAACGCAGCTATTTTATATGCAGCAAAGCTTGTTGGCATTACCAATATTTATAAAACCGGTGGAGCGCAGGCAATCGCTGCAATGGCATACGGAACAGAAACTATTCCACAGGTATATAAAATTTTCGGCCCCGGTAATCAGTATGTAACCTGTGCCAAACAATTGGTACAGAAAGATGGAGTGGCCATTGATATGCCTGCCGGCCCGAGTGAAGTTTGTGTAATGGCTGATGATACAGCAAATCCTGTGTTTATTGCAGCTGATCTGTTATCGCAGGCAGAACATGGAACTGATTCACAGGTATTGCTGGTGAGCACGTCTGAAGTAATGATCAATGCAGTGCTTGTTGAAACAGATAAGCAACTGGAAGAACTTCCCAGAAAAGAACTGGCATCAAAAGCACTGGAGAACAGCAAAGCAATCTTATTAAAAGATGTCAATGAAATGATTGAGCTGGTGAATCAGTATGCAGCAGAACATTTAATCATCAGCTGCAGGGATGAAGATGTTATTGCAGAAAAAATTATCAATGCAGGTTCTGTTTTTCTCGGCAACTACTCACCTGAAAGTGTGGGCGATTATGCCAGCGGAACCAATCATACCCTGCCAACTAATGGTTATGCCAAAGCATATAGTGGTGTAAGTGTTGATAGTTTCGTAAAGAAGATCACTTATCAAAAGTTAACGCAGGAAGGATTGAAGAATATTGGGAAAGCAGTTGAGGTGATGGCGGAAGCAGAAGGATTGCAGGCGCATGCGGAAGCTGTGAGAAAAAGACGCCCCCTCTAA